A region of Peromyscus eremicus chromosome 17, PerEre_H2_v1, whole genome shotgun sequence DNA encodes the following proteins:
- the Trmt9b gene encoding probable tRNA methyltransferase 9B isoform X1 encodes MARVLAPGGQLMIYVWAMEQKNRHFEKQDVLVPWNHALCSRRLSESHQSWGHPCGHPTSQGHQGPGSACGCAVCFQGRCDSKRSHSMDDGPAMARTCCEDVSKEGEEANGLYNNFGKSFRSWFFSRSLDESTLRKQTQRARPMKITEGWADSTVSRQPPRHPSLDLHPQETFSTKEPNLDEVFGDTSFQRHLGWLEAPGTSEHFSGHRGGEGRRKEGGDFLDIADTRDSVAADNVIDPSARKILRRVSAFDSTDSKPEGPSYAEEQQDAPDSRAFMRYYHVFREGELSGLLQESVSELQVLSAGNDHGNWCIIAEKRES; translated from the coding sequence AAGCAGGACGTGCTGGTGCCGTGGAACCATGCTCTCTGCTCCCGGCGGCTCTCAGAATCCCACCAGTCCTGGGGGCATCCGTGTGGACATCCCACGAGCCAAGGCCACCAGGGTCCTGGCTCCGCCTGCGGCTGCGCAGTGTGTTTTCAGGGCAGGTGCGATTCCAAGCGGTCCCACAGCATGGACGACGGGCCTGCGATGGCAAGAACCTGCTGTGAAGATGTTTCGAAGGAAGGCGAGGAAGCGAATGGATTGTATAACAATTTTGGAAAATCTTTCCGCTCCTGGTTTTTCTCCAGGTCTTTGGATGAATCAACCCTGAGAAAGCAAACTCAAAGAGCCAGACCCATGAAAATCACGGAGGGCTGGGCCGATAGCACTGTGTCCCGTCAGCCTCCCAGACACCCCAGCTTAGACTTACATCCCCAGGAGACGTTTTCAACAAAAGAACCAAACTTAGACGAGGTGTTTGGAGACACATCTTTTCAAAGACACTTGGGCTGGCTGGAAGCACCGGGCACTTCAGAGCACTTCAGTGGACACcggggaggagagggcaggaggaaggagggcgGCGACTTTCTGGACATCGCTGACACCAGAGACAGTGTGGCTGCAGACAACGTCATTGATCCTTCTGCCAGAAAAATATTAAGGAGAGTTTCTGCATTTGACTCTACAGATTCCAAACCAGAAGGCCCAAGCTACGCGGAGGAGCAGCAGGATGCTCCGGATTCCAGGGCCTTCATGCGCTATTACCATGTGTTCCGGGAAGGTGAGCTGTCGGGACTACTGCAGGAGAGTGTGTCCGAGCTGCAGGTTCTGAGTGCTGGCAATGATCATGGTAACTGGTGCATCATCGCAGAGAAAAGGGAGAGCTAG